A genomic segment from Gemmatimonas sp. encodes:
- a CDS encoding DUF885 family protein: MIRSSRAVWAATSLFAIPLVLSAQPGGVKTTTRQNFPTDPTASVPALSALVSARTSEMADVIARFASDQQVLQRRYDAPDSPAQRSRTRAFYMAWRARLGELVFDKLSQEGKADYALLENHLRYQLELMDREEIQRKEMLPLLPFADRVLALQDERRDLKTIDAQASARTLADVAKLVDSLRAVLEPAPARPAGDSANGTPRPARVPAPKVSRTVGNRAADQLDQIRNTVGVWYRYYNGYDPLFSWWATNPYQKLDEAMRRYATTIRTRVVGIQPASVVAGGGGAGGQGGAGAAPAPRNAAAANEPIIGDPIGAEGLAADLRHAMIPYTADELIAIAETEYAFSLSEAKKAAREMGVGDDWKAAMEKVKNMYVEPGKQPDLIRDLANEADAFFAKHDWVTIPALAREDWRMEMMAPERQRVSPFFLGGDLILVSYPTADMTDEEKLMSLRGNNPYFSRAVVFHELNPGHHLQGFMSARYNPHRRVFSTPFWNEGQSLYWEMFLWDRDFHVTPEDRLGALAWRMHRSARIVFSLSFHLGKMTPEQAIEYVVDKVPFERANAEGEVRRSFNGSYSPIYQAAYMLGGLQLRALYKELVMSKKMTDREFHDAVLQGGPMPIAMVRARLANVKLTREGAAPWRFAADLPAPRPFPSK; encoded by the coding sequence GTGATTCGTTCGTCGCGCGCCGTTTGGGCAGCTACGTCGCTGTTTGCGATTCCCCTCGTGTTGTCCGCGCAGCCGGGCGGCGTGAAGACGACCACGCGGCAGAACTTCCCGACTGATCCGACGGCGAGTGTCCCCGCGCTCAGCGCCCTCGTGTCGGCGCGTACGAGCGAGATGGCCGATGTCATCGCGCGGTTTGCCTCCGATCAGCAGGTGCTTCAGCGTCGCTACGACGCGCCCGACTCTCCCGCGCAGCGCTCGCGTACGCGTGCCTTCTACATGGCCTGGCGCGCACGCTTGGGTGAGCTCGTGTTCGACAAGCTGTCGCAAGAAGGCAAGGCGGACTACGCGCTGCTCGAGAATCATCTGCGCTATCAGCTCGAACTGATGGATCGCGAGGAGATTCAGCGCAAGGAAATGCTGCCGCTGCTTCCCTTCGCCGATCGCGTACTCGCGCTGCAGGATGAACGACGCGACCTCAAGACCATCGATGCGCAGGCGTCGGCTCGCACGCTCGCCGATGTCGCCAAGCTGGTCGACAGCCTGCGGGCGGTGCTCGAGCCTGCCCCGGCCCGTCCCGCCGGCGACAGCGCGAATGGTACACCGCGTCCGGCCCGCGTCCCGGCGCCCAAGGTATCGCGTACGGTGGGCAACCGCGCCGCCGATCAACTCGATCAGATCCGCAACACCGTGGGCGTGTGGTATCGCTATTACAACGGGTACGATCCGCTCTTTTCCTGGTGGGCAACCAATCCCTATCAGAAGCTCGACGAAGCGATGCGGCGCTACGCGACCACCATTCGCACGCGGGTGGTCGGTATCCAGCCGGCATCCGTCGTCGCAGGCGGTGGCGGAGCGGGAGGGCAGGGCGGCGCCGGAGCGGCGCCGGCACCGCGAAATGCGGCGGCGGCCAATGAGCCGATCATCGGCGATCCGATCGGCGCCGAGGGGCTCGCGGCGGATCTGCGCCACGCCATGATTCCGTATACGGCCGATGAACTGATCGCGATCGCCGAGACGGAGTATGCGTTCAGCTTGTCCGAGGCCAAGAAGGCCGCGCGTGAGATGGGCGTGGGCGACGACTGGAAAGCGGCGATGGAGAAAGTGAAGAACATGTACGTCGAGCCCGGCAAGCAGCCAGATCTCATTCGCGACCTTGCGAACGAGGCGGACGCGTTCTTCGCCAAGCACGACTGGGTCACGATTCCGGCATTGGCCCGCGAAGACTGGCGCATGGAGATGATGGCCCCCGAGCGTCAGCGCGTCTCACCGTTCTTTCTGGGCGGCGATCTCATTCTCGTGTCGTATCCCACAGCGGACATGACCGATGAAGAGAAGCTGATGAGTTTGCGCGGCAACAATCCCTACTTTTCGCGCGCGGTGGTCTTTCACGAGCTGAATCCCGGCCACCATCTGCAAGGGTTCATGTCGGCGCGCTACAACCCACATCGCCGCGTGTTCTCCACGCCGTTCTGGAACGAAGGGCAGTCGTTGTATTGGGAAATGTTTCTGTGGGATCGCGACTTCCATGTCACGCCGGAAGACCGTCTCGGGGCGCTCGCGTGGCGCATGCATCGCAGTGCGCGCATCGTCTTCTCGCTGAGCTTCCACCTGGGCAAGATGACGCCGGAGCAGGCGATCGAGTATGTAGTGGACAAGGTGCCGTTCGAGCGCGCCAACGCCGAGGGGGAAGTGCGCCGCTCGTTCAACGGGTCGTACTCACCGATCTATCAGGCGGCGTACATGCTGGGTGGATTGCAGTTGCGCGCGTTGTACAAGGAGCTGGTGATGTCGAAGAAGATGACCGACCGGGAGTTTCATGACGCCGTGCTGCAAGGTGGCCCGATGCCGATCGCCATGGTGCGCGCACGGCTCGCCAATGTGAAGCTCACGCGGGAGGGGGCGGCGCCGTGGCGCTTCGCCGCCGATCTGCCGGCCCCTCGCCCGTTTCCGTCGAAGTAG
- a CDS encoding ATP-binding protein, with the protein MTSSMPLSAPTRRGESLGALAFARFGPSAIVAAILYFLAVAAPLAASFRFGSNFGVWPATAVGIFTLFLTPRALRPVMVAALAVMNWCALELFVAGSLPVQLLLISARIVGEWGTTELTERVLRRPPDFEQPGDLARFGLVASVGTIPLAALLGGIGYSAIGRGTVPMEGFQWWVSEITWVLLLVPALMHLRRQQVSTMESTTRQQVLERLLFFEALALSLLVAFSYTSNSAFQPPLGVVVSPLLIWSAFRLGVGTTLWGTIAVAGACVLATLNGRGPFVVLSDETFYQIAWAQGYAFIVGISHILLAVAVGQRRADAEERARILEAMRTSSARLEAHFAGARDAVAVVDATGMLVAASPTASQLVAQLQHAGTHSWQRALNGESFTETMRLEPDQEYAVTLLPLRDASDVIIGASASAVNLTDLRSEIAAEERSQRLATVGRLAGGIAHDFNNIMMVILGNLTLLKESIPPNDRKRADVDEASAAAQRAVGLTRQLLAYARRQTIEPQQLDLGTHVRQMATMLERLLGADIAVTVDVKANDSPVWIDPSQLDQVVVNLSVNARDAMPDGGTLRLQVAKDTVDDAQAAELGMATGDVITLVVQDEGHGIAPEALPHVFEPFFSTKPIGKGTGLGLATVDGIVRQAGGAISVVSSLERGATFTIRLPRVCIPSPDIAPPDAASADAASQASDSPSCASVA; encoded by the coding sequence ATGACCAGCTCGATGCCGCTCTCGGCACCGACGCGACGCGGTGAATCGCTCGGGGCGCTCGCCTTCGCGCGCTTCGGGCCGTCGGCGATCGTGGCCGCGATTCTCTATTTCCTTGCCGTCGCCGCCCCCCTCGCCGCCTCGTTCCGGTTCGGGTCGAACTTCGGCGTGTGGCCGGCCACGGCGGTCGGCATCTTCACGCTGTTTCTGACGCCGCGCGCGCTCCGCCCCGTCATGGTCGCGGCGCTCGCGGTGATGAACTGGTGCGCGTTGGAATTGTTCGTGGCCGGCTCACTGCCGGTGCAGCTGCTGTTGATCAGCGCGCGCATCGTGGGCGAATGGGGCACGACCGAGCTGACCGAGCGCGTGCTCCGTCGTCCGCCCGACTTCGAGCAGCCGGGCGATCTGGCCCGGTTCGGCCTTGTCGCGTCGGTGGGCACTATTCCCCTGGCCGCGCTGCTGGGTGGTATCGGCTATTCGGCGATCGGCCGCGGCACCGTGCCGATGGAAGGCTTTCAGTGGTGGGTGTCGGAGATTACATGGGTGCTGCTGTTGGTGCCGGCGCTCATGCACCTGCGTCGGCAGCAGGTGTCCACGATGGAGTCGACCACGCGACAGCAGGTGCTCGAACGACTGCTGTTCTTCGAAGCGCTTGCGCTGTCCTTGCTGGTCGCCTTCTCGTACACCAGCAACTCGGCGTTTCAGCCACCACTTGGCGTCGTCGTCAGTCCGCTGCTCATCTGGTCGGCGTTTCGCCTAGGCGTTGGCACTACGCTGTGGGGCACCATCGCCGTAGCCGGCGCTTGCGTCCTTGCCACCCTGAACGGACGCGGGCCGTTCGTCGTTCTCTCGGACGAAACGTTCTATCAGATCGCGTGGGCCCAGGGCTACGCGTTCATTGTGGGTATCTCGCACATCCTGCTCGCGGTCGCCGTCGGGCAGCGTCGTGCAGACGCGGAAGAGCGCGCGCGCATTCTCGAGGCCATGCGCACTTCATCGGCGCGGCTCGAGGCGCACTTCGCCGGTGCACGAGACGCCGTGGCGGTGGTCGATGCCACTGGCATGTTGGTGGCCGCGTCACCCACTGCCTCGCAGTTGGTCGCGCAACTGCAGCACGCCGGTACGCACAGTTGGCAGCGCGCGTTGAATGGCGAGAGCTTCACCGAAACCATGCGGTTGGAGCCGGATCAGGAATACGCGGTTACGCTGCTGCCGTTACGCGACGCCAGCGACGTGATCATCGGCGCATCGGCCAGCGCGGTGAATCTCACTGACCTGCGCAGTGAAATCGCCGCCGAAGAACGAAGTCAGCGACTCGCCACCGTGGGTCGGCTGGCCGGCGGCATCGCGCACGACTTCAACAACATCATGATGGTGATCCTCGGCAATCTCACGTTGCTGAAGGAGAGTATCCCGCCCAACGATCGCAAACGCGCCGATGTAGACGAGGCCAGCGCGGCCGCGCAGCGGGCCGTGGGACTGACGCGACAACTGCTGGCCTACGCGCGCCGTCAGACGATAGAACCGCAGCAGCTCGACCTCGGTACGCACGTGCGGCAGATGGCCACCATGCTCGAACGGCTCCTCGGTGCCGACATCGCGGTCACGGTCGACGTCAAGGCCAACGACTCGCCGGTGTGGATCGATCCGTCGCAGCTCGATCAGGTGGTGGTGAACCTGTCGGTGAATGCGCGCGATGCCATGCCCGACGGCGGCACGCTTCGCCTTCAGGTCGCGAAGGACACGGTGGATGACGCGCAGGCCGCCGAGCTGGGCATGGCGACGGGCGACGTCATCACGTTGGTGGTGCAGGACGAAGGCCACGGGATCGCCCCCGAGGCCCTGCCGCACGTGTTCGAACCGTTCTTCTCCACCAAGCCGATTGGCAAAGGGACGGGACTGGGCCTGGCCACGGTCGACGGCATTGTCCGGCAGGCCGGCGGCGCCATCAGCGTCGTCTCGTCGCTGGAGCGTGGGGCCACGTTTACCATCCGCTTGCCACGCGTGTGCATCCCATCGCCTGATATCGCACCGCCTGATGCCGCATCGGCTGATGCCGCATCGCAGGCGTCCGACAGTCCGAGTTGCGCCAGCGTGGCGTGA